A stretch of Clostridium formicaceticum DNA encodes these proteins:
- a CDS encoding DUF4430 domain-containing protein: MIGKNSKKLLGLLLIMVFIIGGLLGCFHRSQKTITNLDEGVIEEIKEIKDHDMVSEKEIGEEENKESLEKEKKDKKDIQEKAEKEIEAVSEEEKITKNKEVTENKEIKENKKATEETNTEENTKKERDNPVTIIDGVEYTNYKGPVQGEIKYVEGRPADEASAYRKASGDIGSPYQVDLRVTTNFGHSKMYAENVGMVKDEVGMEVLFRNLDIQTAYGGGFVNAINGVESKFTFFTGSQRKKEDWFYWVNGILAPIGVAEYRPEPGDVIWWDFHDWETTMFIPAVIGAYPQPFKSGFMGSNPGTVIMYTEAYEKEAEELKQSLQNQGVKKVDIAVYDAKLLENPARYYIVLGIWDELVKESTITNSRGREINLLEETNDQNKFIGVYAKFDEGKLHALDFKGNKKTSYSQAGTIYAYAAGLGAIRPIWIVSGTDDRGVRMAFETLLNQPEKIKDTFGVVVSEKGIEKIPYTQ; encoded by the coding sequence TTGATAGGAAAAAACAGCAAAAAGCTTTTAGGGTTACTGTTGATAATGGTATTCATAATAGGAGGTCTTTTGGGCTGCTTTCATAGGTCTCAAAAAACAATCACAAACCTTGATGAAGGTGTTATAGAAGAGATAAAAGAGATAAAAGACCATGATATGGTTTCTGAGAAGGAAATAGGAGAAGAAGAAAACAAAGAAAGCTTAGAAAAAGAAAAAAAAGATAAAAAAGATATACAAGAGAAAGCTGAAAAGGAAATAGAAGCAGTTTCTGAAGAAGAGAAAATAACAAAAAATAAAGAAGTAACAGAAAACAAAGAAATTAAAGAGAACAAAAAAGCAACAGAAGAAACAAATACCGAGGAAAACACAAAAAAAGAAAGGGACAATCCTGTTACCATCATTGATGGGGTGGAATATACCAATTATAAAGGACCTGTGCAGGGAGAGATAAAGTATGTAGAGGGAAGACCTGCGGATGAAGCTTCTGCTTATAGAAAGGCATCAGGAGATATCGGCAGTCCTTATCAAGTAGATCTACGTGTTACCACGAATTTTGGTCATAGTAAAATGTATGCTGAAAATGTAGGTATGGTAAAAGATGAAGTAGGGATGGAGGTGCTTTTCAGGAATTTGGATATACAGACTGCCTATGGAGGGGGGTTCGTAAATGCGATTAATGGTGTTGAATCAAAATTCACCTTTTTTACAGGAAGTCAAAGAAAAAAAGAAGATTGGTTTTATTGGGTAAATGGGATATTAGCCCCCATAGGGGTAGCTGAATATCGCCCAGAACCAGGAGATGTGATCTGGTGGGATTTTCATGATTGGGAGACTACGATGTTTATTCCTGCTGTCATAGGAGCATATCCACAACCCTTTAAAAGTGGTTTTATGGGGAGCAATCCTGGAACTGTCATTATGTACACTGAAGCTTATGAAAAGGAAGCAGAGGAGTTAAAACAAAGCCTGCAAAATCAAGGGGTAAAAAAAGTAGATATAGCTGTGTATGATGCAAAGCTTTTAGAGAATCCTGCAAGATATTACATTGTATTGGGGATTTGGGATGAACTGGTGAAGGAATCTACCATCACCAACAGCAGAGGAAGAGAAATCAATTTATTGGAAGAGACAAATGACCAGAATAAATTTATTGGCGTCTATGCCAAATTTGATGAGGGAAAGCTGCATGCTTTAGATTTTAAGGGAAATAAGAAAACTTCTTATTCTCAGGCAGGTACCATCTACGCTTATGCAGCTGGGCTAGGGGCTATACGACCAATATGGATTGTGTCAGGAACTGATGACAGGGGGGTTAGGATGGCCTTTGAAACCCTATTGAATCAACCGGAAAAGATAAAAGATACCTTTGGCGTAGTGGTATCTGAGAAGGGCATAGAAAAAATTCCCTATACCCAATAG
- a CDS encoding prenyltransferase/squalene oxidase repeat-containing protein, with translation MMKSTWKKLLALLLVWGMVLGAWQPVFAENKSSISREELYQRAQKTINYYHKTYKEYSYAGILDWPALGLYGFGEDVSGPKWTVGGKNGAYWREEQVKAGAGLSKVKNTDYQRTIIGVTAAGKDPRNFGGQNLVETVKGTMMQNGHFADSVADNITGEPVGETLINAHIYGIIALHVAGEPIPNRDKCLEWLIKQQHMDGGFTWDVKYFDNPEDYHRVISDVDMTAAGLMAFAILGEDINAPHVQRVLDFLKEEQLENGGFHSWGTDNPESCAWVIKALTLFGIDPMGPEWTKPSGGNPVTSILRFQQPDGSFSHVLNEEDYLPVYSNGMATEQSLYGLADAYNNKAAYDMLHEKYKPAAVEHVFKDFQPLDQGFEEALALAYDYIMLIDAKGNFHPTQPVKPEELARAFSRMQVLGYAIEVGDISSYKNELSGKEFVEILSKATGMENTLEKLQEEGLLYEGFAMDKTVTKAEAAISLYRLIKNIDLM, from the coding sequence ATGATGAAAAGTACATGGAAAAAACTTTTAGCACTTTTATTAGTATGGGGTATGGTATTGGGGGCATGGCAGCCTGTTTTTGCTGAAAATAAATCCAGTATCAGTAGAGAAGAACTTTATCAAAGGGCACAAAAAACCATTAACTACTATCATAAAACCTATAAGGAATACAGTTATGCGGGTATTTTAGATTGGCCGGCATTAGGACTTTATGGTTTTGGAGAGGATGTAAGTGGTCCAAAATGGACTGTCGGTGGTAAAAATGGTGCCTATTGGAGAGAGGAGCAGGTGAAGGCAGGAGCAGGTCTTTCAAAGGTAAAAAACACAGATTATCAAAGAACCATTATAGGGGTAACAGCAGCAGGAAAAGATCCCCGAAACTTCGGAGGACAGAATCTTGTGGAGACGGTGAAGGGTACGATGATGCAAAACGGACATTTTGCTGACTCCGTAGCAGATAATATAACCGGCGAACCTGTAGGAGAAACCCTAATCAATGCCCATATATATGGTATCATTGCCCTTCATGTTGCTGGAGAACCTATTCCCAACAGAGACAAATGTTTAGAATGGCTGATAAAACAGCAGCATATGGATGGTGGATTTACATGGGATGTCAAATACTTCGATAATCCTGAGGATTATCATAGAGTTATATCAGATGTAGATATGACAGCAGCAGGATTGATGGCATTTGCCATACTGGGGGAAGACATCAATGCCCCCCATGTACAGAGAGTACTGGATTTTTTAAAGGAAGAACAGCTTGAAAATGGTGGTTTTCATTCCTGGGGGACGGATAATCCAGAAAGTTGTGCATGGGTGATTAAAGCACTAACTTTATTTGGCATAGATCCTATGGGTCCGGAATGGACAAAACCCAGTGGAGGAAATCCGGTTACATCTATTCTCAGATTTCAACAACCGGATGGTAGTTTTAGCCATGTTTTAAATGAAGAAGATTATTTACCTGTTTACAGCAATGGCATGGCTACCGAACAATCTCTCTATGGATTGGCGGATGCCTATAATAATAAAGCTGCTTATGATATGCTTCATGAAAAATATAAACCTGCAGCTGTAGAGCATGTATTTAAGGATTTTCAACCACTGGATCAAGGATTTGAAGAAGCTTTAGCGCTTGCTTATGATTATATTATGCTGATTGATGCGAAAGGCAATTTTCATCCAACCCAACCAGTAAAGCCAGAGGAATTAGCAAGAGCTTTTTCAAGGATGCAGGTTTTAGGTTATGCTATAGAAGTAGGAGATATTTCTTCCTATAAGAATGAACTATCAGGAAAAGAGTTTGTAGAAATTCTTTCTAAAGCGACAGGCATGGAAAACACTTTAGAAAAGCTACAGGAGGAAGGACTGCTTTATGAGGGTTTTGCTATGGACAAGACGGTAACCAAAGCTGAGGCAGCTATAAGTCTTTATCGTTTGATAAAAAATATCGACCTGATGTAA